In the Flavobacterium pallidum genome, one interval contains:
- a CDS encoding RagB/SusD family nutrient uptake outer membrane protein — protein sequence MKKHIIIFTLAAFAFLSCGDDYTVDKPPYSIDSENYFNSEDDYNRALIGAYDLLQSTYLNAMLGEIASDNTASGGESATDVIGFQQIDDMTHTPVNANLKNLWDWMFAGVNRCNYIIEFKDKTDFPNKNQVLGETYFLRAYYNFELVKWFGPIPLKDARFTTTDITSIKRSEVKDVYASIESDLLFAIDNLNPVAAQKGRATKGAAQALLGKAYLYQDKFTEAANVLEALVGTNTYSLVTDYNSIFENAGENGPESVFEVQYTDLEGAGFGCLQCSEGNVAVGFSGIRNYTGPLFDSGFSFNVPRQEAVNAFEIGDNRKNVAILDIVAWAAANNATYGTGYKHTGFFNRKYLPRKGDANIGDQNLTNPNNYRAIRYADVLLMAAEAFNRSGLDDAKAQEYLNKVRRRAFGDTNHDITAVGPALTDLIWAERRTELMGEGHRFFDLVRTKKAASEIEGFTINKNEVFPIPIEEMQFSNGNWQQNPGYN from the coding sequence ATGAAAAAGCATATTATAATATTTACTTTAGCGGCCTTTGCATTCTTGAGTTGCGGAGACGACTATACCGTAGACAAACCACCCTACTCTATCGACTCAGAAAACTATTTTAATTCTGAAGATGATTACAACAGGGCGCTTATCGGTGCCTACGATCTGCTACAATCCACTTACCTCAATGCCATGCTTGGCGAAATCGCCTCGGACAACACGGCTTCAGGCGGGGAAAGCGCTACCGATGTCATCGGATTCCAGCAAATTGATGACATGACGCACACACCCGTAAACGCAAACCTCAAAAACCTTTGGGACTGGATGTTTGCCGGGGTAAACCGTTGCAATTACATCATCGAATTTAAGGATAAGACGGATTTTCCTAACAAAAACCAGGTGCTGGGCGAGACCTATTTCCTGCGCGCGTATTACAATTTCGAACTGGTAAAGTGGTTCGGGCCGATTCCGTTGAAAGATGCCAGGTTTACCACTACCGATATTACTTCGATCAAAAGGTCGGAAGTAAAAGACGTATACGCTTCGATCGAGTCTGACCTGCTTTTCGCTATCGACAACCTGAATCCTGTGGCTGCCCAAAAGGGAAGGGCTACGAAAGGTGCCGCACAGGCGCTTTTAGGCAAGGCTTACCTGTACCAGGATAAATTCACCGAAGCGGCTAATGTACTCGAGGCTTTGGTCGGTACCAATACTTATTCGTTGGTTACCGATTATAATTCCATCTTTGAAAATGCAGGAGAAAATGGACCTGAATCTGTTTTCGAAGTACAATATACTGACCTTGAAGGTGCCGGATTTGGCTGCCTGCAATGCAGCGAAGGAAATGTGGCAGTGGGTTTCAGCGGTATCCGTAATTATACCGGCCCGCTTTTTGATTCCGGGTTTAGTTTCAATGTACCAAGGCAGGAAGCCGTGAATGCTTTTGAAATCGGTGACAACCGTAAAAATGTGGCGATACTCGATATCGTGGCGTGGGCTGCTGCCAATAATGCCACTTATGGGACTGGTTATAAGCACACCGGATTTTTCAATCGCAAATATTTACCTAGAAAAGGTGACGCCAATATCGGGGACCAAAACCTGACCAACCCGAACAATTACCGTGCGATCCGTTACGCAGATGTATTGCTGATGGCCGCCGAAGCGTTCAACCGCAGCGGGCTCGATGATGCAAAGGCTCAGGAATACCTCAATAAGGTAAGAAGGCGTGCGTTTGGCGATACGAATCACGACATTACTGCTGTCGGACCGGCTTTGACTGACCTGATCTGGGCGGAAAGAAGGACCGAACTTATGGGCGAAGGACACCGTTTCTTTGACCTTGTAAGGACGAAAAAAGCTGCTTCTGAAATTGAAGGATTTACCATAAATAAAAACGAAGTATTTCCAATTCCAATTGAAGAAATGCAATTCTCAAATGGAAACTGGCAACAAAATCCAGGTTACAATTAA
- a CDS encoding PKD domain-containing protein translates to MKNFKYLIGLFLATITLSCSGDNDSGTGFLDDVTAPTNISALFTISHDNSGKVTIRPNGEGVSAYEIYFGDGTAEPDTVAPGQDTQHIFAEGHYTVKIVAMTVNGKTTEYTQELDVTFVAPENLQMTATATVGNAYQLNVGASAAFETYFEVRFGDDPNEVPVQFNEGQTISHTYAAVGTYTITVTAFSGGAATSQVTQDVTVFDPLLLPVNFESPTLNYAFGDFGGAVSAVVDNPSISGINTSARVGRLTKNPGAEVWAGVTLPLDQPIDFTSMTKISIKTYSPAPGKIVKLKLENLSNANINIEKDMTTTVANGWETLTYDFAGVNSANNYQRLVIFYDFGNNGTGSTFYFDDIMQTTGAAQIVLPLTFQNLALTYTFTGFGGANTTVENNPSATGINTSTRVAKLVKNNGSEVWAGSFINLQQPIDFSSLHKIKMKVWSPQSGIIVKLKLENFANANINTELDATTTTSNGWEELTYDFTGINNANAYQRVVVFFGFGAAGTGASYYFDDIQLSN, encoded by the coding sequence ATGAAAAATTTTAAATATCTTATCGGCTTATTTTTAGCAACGATAACCTTAAGTTGCTCTGGCGACAATGATTCCGGAACCGGCTTCCTGGATGACGTTACGGCCCCGACAAACATTTCTGCCTTATTCACCATTTCCCATGATAACAGCGGAAAAGTGACCATCCGCCCTAATGGTGAAGGGGTTTCGGCTTATGAAATTTATTTCGGTGATGGTACTGCAGAGCCTGACACTGTCGCTCCGGGGCAGGATACTCAGCATATCTTTGCTGAAGGGCATTACACTGTAAAAATCGTCGCAATGACCGTAAACGGCAAAACCACAGAATACACCCAGGAACTCGACGTGACGTTCGTAGCTCCTGAAAACCTGCAGATGACCGCAACAGCTACCGTAGGCAATGCCTATCAGTTGAATGTGGGTGCTTCCGCAGCTTTCGAGACGTATTTTGAAGTGCGTTTTGGCGATGACCCGAATGAGGTGCCTGTACAGTTTAATGAAGGCCAGACGATTTCACATACCTATGCAGCTGTCGGCACTTACACTATTACGGTGACGGCTTTCAGCGGCGGTGCAGCCACGTCGCAGGTCACGCAGGATGTTACGGTATTTGACCCGCTTTTATTGCCTGTTAACTTCGAATCACCAACATTGAATTATGCTTTCGGTGACTTTGGCGGCGCAGTTTCTGCGGTAGTCGACAACCCATCGATTTCAGGAATCAATACCAGTGCACGCGTCGGAAGACTCACAAAAAATCCAGGTGCTGAAGTTTGGGCAGGAGTCACTTTGCCTCTAGACCAGCCGATTGATTTTACATCGATGACGAAAATCTCGATCAAGACCTACTCCCCTGCTCCGGGCAAAATCGTAAAACTGAAACTGGAAAACCTGAGCAATGCCAATATCAACATTGAAAAGGATATGACTACGACCGTGGCCAATGGCTGGGAAACATTAACCTATGATTTTGCAGGTGTCAACAGTGCCAACAATTACCAAAGGCTGGTTATTTTCTACGATTTCGGCAACAATGGCACCGGAAGCACTTTCTATTTTGATGACATTATGCAAACAACGGGCGCAGCGCAGATCGTACTTCCGCTGACATTCCAGAATTTGGCTTTGACCTACACCTTCACCGGTTTTGGCGGTGCGAATACTACGGTTGAAAACAACCCGAGCGCCACAGGCATCAATACCAGTACCAGGGTAGCGAAACTGGTGAAGAACAATGGTTCCGAAGTATGGGCCGGTTCGTTCATCAACCTGCAACAACCGATTGATTTCTCAAGCCTGCACAAGATTAAGATGAAAGTCTGGTCTCCGCAATCGGGAATCATCGTAAAACTGAAGCTCGAGAATTTTGCCAACGCAAATATCAATACCGAACTCGATGCCACGACCACCACATCAAACGGCTGGGAGGAACTCACTTATGATTTCACCGGAATCAACAATGCCAACGCTTATCAAAGGGTCGTTGTATTCTTCGGATTCGGCGCTGCCGGCACCGGTGCAAGCTATTATTTTGACGACATACAACTTTCAAATTAA
- a CDS encoding family 16 glycosylhydrolase translates to MKNLFRKTAVLLAAICAFTACEDDHSFGDINTPSNLQVNTEIVGQSADNPNGDGSGFVNFTATAENAISYKYIFSDGTAQNSPSGIFQKRFTINGVNTYSVTVLASGKGGVTTSTTLEITVKSDFKDDEAVQFLTGGSSKKWYWAASEVGHLGVGPNNDDITKNYYGDYYQAQPFEKAGSPDSACLYDNELTFSLDNGILKYELDNGGRTFFNAAFLSVGGGAGSSDLCLDYNAGGVKTVSLSPSNSLVAANLKRGTQMTFSDGGFMGYYIQQSTYEIMSITENRMVVRAVMGGNEALAWYHTFSTQPPTQPGDDNFDNLVFEDNFDVNGAPDASKWSYDLGAGGWGNNEVQSYTNSADNVIVADGNLKITAKKEGSNYTSARLKSENKFEFKYGKIEFRAKLPIGGGTWPALWALGQNYATNSWPACGEIDVMEHVGNNQNVIHGTLHYPGASGGNANTNSTNVPNVSTEFHVYSVIWSATSIKFYVDGNVYHSYANVAGSPFNADFFLIMNVAMGGNFGGTIDPAFTQSTMEVDYVRVYQ, encoded by the coding sequence ATGAAAAACTTATTCAGAAAAACAGCAGTCCTCCTCGCAGCCATCTGTGCTTTTACAGCCTGTGAGGATGACCATAGCTTTGGCGACATCAATACGCCTTCAAACCTGCAGGTTAATACTGAAATTGTAGGACAATCAGCCGACAATCCTAATGGCGACGGCAGTGGCTTCGTCAATTTTACCGCTACCGCAGAAAACGCCATCAGCTACAAATACATTTTCAGCGATGGCACTGCGCAGAATTCCCCAAGCGGGATCTTCCAGAAAAGGTTCACCATAAACGGAGTAAATACTTATTCCGTAACGGTTTTGGCCAGCGGAAAAGGCGGCGTAACCACGAGCACTACACTCGAAATCACAGTAAAAAGTGACTTTAAAGATGATGAAGCGGTACAATTCCTGACCGGCGGAAGTTCGAAAAAATGGTATTGGGCAGCTTCTGAAGTCGGGCACCTTGGCGTAGGCCCAAATAATGACGACATCACTAAAAATTATTATGGGGATTACTATCAGGCGCAGCCATTCGAGAAAGCCGGATCACCGGACAGCGCTTGTCTATACGACAATGAATTGACGTTCTCACTCGACAACGGCATCCTGAAATATGAACTTGACAATGGGGGACGGACTTTCTTCAATGCGGCCTTCCTGAGCGTTGGCGGCGGTGCGGGCAGCTCCGACTTATGCCTTGATTATAACGCAGGCGGAGTGAAAACCGTCAGCTTATCACCTTCCAATTCCCTGGTGGCAGCGAATCTTAAAAGGGGTACACAAATGACCTTCTCTGATGGTGGTTTCATGGGCTATTACATACAGCAAAGCACTTACGAGATTATGTCGATCACTGAAAACCGTATGGTGGTCCGGGCGGTAATGGGCGGCAATGAGGCACTGGCATGGTACCACACTTTTTCTACGCAGCCTCCTACACAACCGGGTGACGACAATTTCGACAACCTCGTTTTTGAAGATAATTTTGATGTAAACGGCGCACCGGATGCTTCCAAATGGTCATACGACCTCGGTGCCGGCGGATGGGGAAATAATGAAGTACAGTCCTATACGAACAGTGCAGACAATGTGATTGTTGCTGACGGTAACCTGAAAATCACTGCGAAAAAAGAGGGTTCCAATTACACTTCCGCAAGGTTGAAATCAGAAAACAAATTTGAGTTCAAATATGGGAAAATCGAGTTCCGTGCCAAATTGCCAATCGGCGGCGGGACCTGGCCTGCACTGTGGGCATTGGGCCAAAATTATGCAACGAACTCCTGGCCTGCCTGCGGCGAAATCGATGTGATGGAACATGTGGGCAACAACCAGAACGTGATTCACGGAACTTTGCATTATCCCGGAGCTTCCGGTGGAAATGCAAATACCAACAGTACGAATGTTCCGAATGTTTCCACAGAATTCCACGTGTATTCGGTGATCTGGAGCGCGACTTCAATCAAGTTTTATGTCGACGGGAATGTGTACCATTCCTATGCCAATGTCGCAGGTTCGCCTTTCAACGCTGATTTCTTCCTGATTATGAACGTGGCGATGGGCGGAAATTTCGGTGGCACGATTGATCCCGCATTTACGCAATCCACTATGGAAGTCGATTACGTAAGGGTTTACCAATAA
- the bglX gene encoding beta-glucosidase BglX, with translation MRRRILFLSLAIALALIWSCSTKKTGMQHQASAKTDIDRKADSVLRLMTLEEKIGQMNQYNGFWEVTGPAPKDGAAAIKYEHLKKGWVGSMLNVLGTKDVRALQKIAVEETRLHIPVIFGYDVIHGYQTLSPIPLAESASWDLEAIQKSAAIAAEEAASVGVNWTFAPMVDITRDARWGRVMEGAGEDPYLGSKIAYARVKGFQGNDFKNAKTIVACTKHFAAYGFAEAGRDYNTVDMGNETLYNVVFPPFKATVDAGVYTFMNSFNEINGIPSTGSAFLQRDVLKGDWGFNGFVVSDWGSMGEMIAHGQAKDGKEAAEIAANGGSDMDMESSVYVEHLAALVREGKVKESYIDDSARRILKVKFELGLFDDPYKYCNEANEKATVGKKEFHDGVLDMAKKSIVLLKNQNDLLPLKKSGQKIALIGALANDKSSPLGSWRAAAKDGSAVSVLEGMQKYTGNQLVFEKGVDVAVGTPVFGSETKINVTDKSGLDKAVAAAKDADVVVMVLGEIGFQTGEGRSRVDLELPGMQQELLEAVYKANKNIVLVVNSGRPLILNWADANVPAIVEAWQLGTESGNAIAQVLYGDYNPSGKLPMSFPRNVGQLPIYYNHKNTGRPNGGGESVFWSHYGDEKNTPLYPFGYGLSYSRFEYSNIRLSSNTFSGNEEIKVSVDVKNTGKADGKEVVQMYLRDLFGSATRPVRELKGFEMVPLKSGETKTITFKIDKKHIQYYTPKQRWEAEPGDFKVFIGGNSDAPLSADFKYVN, from the coding sequence ATGAGAAGAAGGATTTTATTTCTTTCGCTGGCAATTGCCTTAGCCCTGATATGGAGTTGCAGTACAAAAAAAACGGGCATGCAGCACCAGGCCTCTGCCAAAACGGACATTGACCGTAAAGCGGATTCGGTTTTAAGACTGATGACTTTGGAAGAAAAAATCGGGCAGATGAACCAATACAACGGCTTTTGGGAAGTCACAGGGCCTGCACCAAAAGACGGTGCTGCCGCCATCAAATACGAACATCTTAAAAAAGGCTGGGTGGGTTCGATGCTGAATGTTTTAGGCACAAAAGACGTTCGCGCACTGCAGAAAATTGCCGTAGAGGAAACACGCCTGCATATCCCTGTGATTTTTGGTTATGATGTGATCCATGGTTACCAGACCTTAAGTCCAATACCGTTAGCCGAATCCGCAAGCTGGGATTTGGAAGCCATCCAGAAATCGGCTGCCATTGCCGCTGAGGAAGCCGCTTCAGTAGGTGTAAACTGGACTTTCGCGCCGATGGTCGACATTACCCGCGATGCACGCTGGGGCCGCGTCATGGAAGGTGCCGGCGAAGATCCGTACCTGGGAAGCAAAATCGCCTATGCCAGGGTAAAAGGCTTCCAGGGGAATGATTTTAAAAACGCCAAAACCATTGTAGCCTGTACCAAACATTTTGCAGCCTATGGTTTTGCTGAAGCCGGCCGCGATTACAATACGGTCGATATGGGAAATGAGACGCTCTACAACGTAGTTTTCCCACCCTTTAAGGCCACTGTCGATGCTGGCGTATACACTTTCATGAATTCTTTTAACGAAATCAACGGAATCCCTTCCACGGGAAGCGCATTTTTGCAACGGGATGTCCTTAAAGGCGATTGGGGGTTTAATGGTTTTGTGGTGTCAGACTGGGGTTCCATGGGCGAAATGATTGCGCATGGCCAGGCCAAAGACGGTAAGGAAGCCGCTGAAATTGCTGCCAACGGCGGTTCAGATATGGATATGGAATCTTCCGTTTATGTAGAACATCTTGCTGCATTGGTTCGCGAAGGAAAGGTAAAGGAAAGTTACATTGACGATTCGGCCAGGAGGATCTTAAAAGTAAAATTCGAATTGGGATTATTTGATGATCCTTATAAATATTGCAACGAGGCCAACGAAAAAGCTACAGTCGGGAAAAAGGAATTCCACGATGGTGTTTTGGATATGGCAAAAAAATCAATTGTCCTGCTCAAGAACCAAAACGATTTGCTTCCGCTAAAGAAATCCGGCCAAAAAATCGCGCTGATAGGCGCTTTGGCAAATGATAAAAGCAGTCCTTTGGGAAGCTGGCGCGCTGCTGCAAAAGACGGTTCGGCAGTATCTGTACTGGAAGGCATGCAAAAATATACCGGCAACCAGCTTGTGTTTGAAAAGGGGGTAGATGTAGCTGTAGGAACACCCGTTTTTGGATCTGAAACCAAAATTAACGTGACAGATAAAAGCGGATTGGATAAAGCGGTGGCTGCAGCAAAAGATGCTGATGTTGTCGTGATGGTCCTAGGCGAAATCGGTTTCCAGACCGGGGAAGGCCGCAGCCGTGTGGATTTGGAGCTTCCCGGAATGCAGCAGGAATTGCTGGAAGCGGTTTACAAAGCCAACAAAAATATCGTATTGGTTGTCAACAGCGGCCGTCCATTAATCTTAAATTGGGCGGATGCCAATGTGCCCGCGATTGTGGAAGCCTGGCAATTGGGCACCGAAAGCGGCAACGCCATCGCACAGGTTTTGTACGGCGATTACAATCCGAGTGGCAAACTCCCGATGTCATTCCCCAGAAATGTCGGGCAATTGCCCATCTACTACAACCATAAAAACACAGGAAGGCCAAATGGCGGTGGGGAAAGCGTATTCTGGTCGCATTACGGCGATGAGAAAAATACGCCTTTATATCCGTTCGGATATGGCCTGAGCTATTCCAGATTTGAATATTCGAATATCCGTTTAAGCAGTAATACTTTTTCCGGAAATGAGGAAATCAAGGTTTCTGTCGATGTAAAAAATACCGGAAAAGCAGACGGAAAGGAAGTCGTACAAATGTACCTTCGCGATCTTTTTGGCAGCGCTACAAGGCCGGTAAGGGAATTGAAAGGGTTTGAAATGGTGCCGTTGAAGTCTGGCGAAACCAAAACCATTACTTTCAAAATTGACAAAAAACACATCCAATACTATACACCGAAACAGCGTTGGGAAGCAGAGCCGGGTGATTTCAAAGTGTTCATCGGTGGCAATTCGGACGCCCCGCTTAGCGCGGATTTTAAATATGTAAATTAG
- a CDS encoding glycoside hydrolase family 16 protein, which yields MKKLLILLLAVNCGFAQQSKRKLVWQENFNGKALNEKDWNFELGDGCPNCGWGNNERQLYTKENHKIIDGKLVIMAKKEGDKYSSTRITTQGKRQFKYGRIEARAKIPVGQGIWPAFWMLGENISTVGWPQCGEIDILEYIGREPDMVYTTLHTKDTHGDHASSKKTKIETVEEGFHVYATEWDADKITFYVDDQLVYTYQPENKTDGNWPFNQPFYIIINCAIGGNFGGPAVDDTIFPQEYIIDYVKVYQ from the coding sequence ATGAAAAAATTACTAATCCTGTTGCTGGCCGTAAATTGTGGATTTGCACAGCAAAGCAAACGAAAATTAGTCTGGCAGGAAAATTTCAACGGCAAAGCCTTAAATGAAAAAGACTGGAATTTTGAACTTGGCGACGGTTGCCCAAACTGCGGATGGGGCAATAACGAAAGGCAATTGTATACAAAAGAAAACCACAAAATCATTGACGGCAAGCTTGTGATTATGGCCAAAAAGGAAGGAGATAAATATTCCTCTACGCGTATTACGACGCAAGGCAAGCGGCAGTTTAAGTATGGCCGTATTGAAGCCCGTGCTAAAATCCCTGTCGGGCAGGGAATCTGGCCTGCGTTCTGGATGCTCGGCGAAAATATAAGTACAGTGGGCTGGCCACAATGCGGTGAGATTGACATCCTCGAATACATTGGTCGTGAACCGGATATGGTATACACCACTTTACATACCAAGGACACGCACGGCGATCATGCCAGTTCCAAAAAGACAAAAATTGAAACGGTTGAGGAAGGATTCCATGTATATGCAACCGAATGGGATGCCGATAAAATTACGTTTTACGTAGATGACCAATTGGTCTACACCTACCAGCCTGAAAATAAAACGGACGGAAACTGGCCTTTTAACCAGCCGTTTTACATCATCATCAACTGCGCCATAGGAGGTAATTTCGGTGGGCCTGCGGTAGATGACACTATTTTTCCACAGGAATATATCATCGACTATGTAAAAGTGTATCAATAA
- a CDS encoding lipocalin-like domain-containing protein encodes MKNVLKIAVLVLSMAFVGCSSDDDEASIVGKWNFSKEGLAAQGQEVLSDYTHATGCTKDNVEFKADGTITDTFYDDACAATVTNGTYTKSGNTVVVTMDGEATTYEVKQLSGSSLKVYNTETFEGQTFTNVTVFTKN; translated from the coding sequence ATGAAAAACGTTTTAAAGATTGCAGTATTGGTATTGAGTATGGCTTTTGTAGGTTGCAGCAGCGACGACGATGAGGCTTCTATCGTAGGAAAATGGAATTTTTCTAAAGAAGGTTTGGCTGCTCAGGGCCAGGAAGTTTTAAGCGATTACACACACGCTACTGGTTGTACTAAAGACAATGTAGAGTTCAAAGCTGACGGAACAATTACTGATACGTTCTACGATGATGCTTGTGCTGCAACAGTTACAAACGGAACTTACACTAAAAGCGGTAACACTGTTGTTGTAACTATGGATGGTGAGGCTACAACTTATGAAGTGAAGCAGTTGTCAGGATCTTCATTGAAAGTTTACAACACTGAAACTTTTGAGGGTCAGACTTTCACTAACGTAACTGTGTTTACCAAAAACTAA
- a CDS encoding DUF6691 family protein gives MKALKYIITGFVFGIVLTKSEAVSWYRIYEMFQFQSFHMYGIIGVAVATGLIGVQWIKRKNAKDIKGEPIVIQDKEKGSARYWIGGVLFGLGWALVGSCPGPIFILIGAGFFPVIVILIGALSGTFLYGIMKDKLPH, from the coding sequence ATGAAGGCTTTAAAATATATCATCACCGGATTTGTTTTCGGGATAGTGCTCACAAAATCAGAAGCGGTTTCATGGTACCGCATTTACGAAATGTTTCAATTCCAGTCGTTCCACATGTACGGGATCATCGGGGTGGCTGTGGCAACCGGACTCATTGGAGTGCAATGGATCAAAAGGAAAAATGCCAAAGATATCAAAGGGGAACCCATTGTTATACAGGATAAAGAGAAGGGTTCGGCCCGGTATTGGATCGGCGGAGTGCTGTTCGGCCTGGGATGGGCGCTGGTGGGTTCCTGCCCGGGCCCGATTTTCATCCTGATTGGTGCTGGATTTTTTCCTGTGATTGTAATCTTAATCGGCGCATTATCAGGAACTTTCCTCTACGGCATCATGAAAGACAAATTGCCACATTAA
- a CDS encoding YeeE/YedE family protein, with amino-acid sequence MELINQTWPWYISGFLIGMVMLVLIFFGKTFGMSSNLRSLCTIAGAGKYVDFFNFDWKSQRWNLAVVFGAMIGGFVAVHYMSDPSNVAINPKTIEQLHTLGFEAPNGKLAPDNMFGNEAFQSPQMLAILLIGGLLIGFGSRYAGGCTSGHAIQGLSNLQLPSLKAVIGFFVGGLIMTWLLYPLIF; translated from the coding sequence ATGGAACTAATTAACCAAACCTGGCCCTGGTATATTTCGGGTTTCCTTATCGGGATGGTCATGTTGGTGCTGATTTTCTTCGGGAAGACTTTCGGTATGTCCTCTAACCTGCGTTCGCTTTGCACCATTGCAGGCGCCGGTAAATACGTCGACTTTTTTAATTTCGACTGGAAATCACAGCGCTGGAACCTGGCTGTTGTATTCGGTGCGATGATCGGCGGATTCGTAGCGGTACATTATATGTCCGATCCATCGAATGTAGCCATCAATCCAAAAACCATCGAACAATTGCATACACTGGGTTTTGAAGCCCCGAACGGCAAACTGGCCCCTGACAATATGTTCGGGAATGAAGCCTTTCAATCTCCGCAAATGCTTGCGATACTCCTGATTGGCGGTTTGCTTATCGGGTTTGGCTCAAGATATGCCGGTGGCTGTACGTCCGGTCACGCGATTCAGGGGCTGAGCAACCTTCAGTTGCCTTCTTTGAAAGCCGTGATTGGTTTTTTTGTTGGCGGACTGATCATGACCTGGCTGTTGTACCCTTTAATCTTCTAA
- a CDS encoding DUF4199 domain-containing protein: MKKFAIEIKWAIRYIFIYIAWIFLEKYTGAYDTNIENYIWYSLGFYVLAFLIYLMAVREKKTDYFANSMDWKQGSISGIYMTLFIAILMPFAQIVIQKSIAPEFFPNMIKRAMASKNANPQAIKDYFSFPDYITQTIFLTLSVGMIYATAASRVVRNKHQK; encoded by the coding sequence ATGAAAAAATTTGCAATCGAAATCAAGTGGGCCATCAGGTATATTTTTATTTATATCGCCTGGATTTTCCTTGAAAAATATACCGGGGCGTATGATACCAATATTGAGAATTACATTTGGTATTCTCTGGGGTTCTATGTGCTTGCCTTCCTGATCTATTTAATGGCCGTAAGGGAGAAAAAAACCGATTATTTCGCGAACAGCATGGATTGGAAGCAGGGCAGCATTTCCGGGATTTACATGACATTGTTCATTGCGATCTTGATGCCATTTGCACAAATAGTGATCCAGAAATCGATTGCCCCGGAATTTTTCCCGAACATGATCAAACGCGCCATGGCTTCAAAAAATGCCAATCCACAGGCGATTAAAGATTATTTCAGTTTCCCGGATTACATAACCCAGACGATTTTCCTGACACTTTCCGTCGGGATGATATACGCCACCGCGGCTTCACGCGTTGTTAGGAATAAACACCAAAAATAG
- a CDS encoding 2-dehydro-3-deoxyphosphooctonate aldolase, with protein sequence MRISNGIILALATATVISCVSTKSTIRNIDNNAPDMVLLKDNTFEIKEYSNDPKYGYDKDYPINVFYLDIKNDTINAERYLNALAGPNGEKLRFRKLEDCCPYPTKRNEIGGVGMLQVYEADWDGPHKPAKLYINIYDKGEVKVPVGLTLRRK encoded by the coding sequence ATGAGAATAAGCAACGGAATAATATTGGCTTTGGCCACAGCAACAGTGATTTCCTGCGTCAGTACCAAAAGCACCATCAGGAATATTGACAATAATGCGCCAGACATGGTGCTGCTGAAAGACAATACTTTTGAAATTAAGGAATACAGCAATGATCCGAAATATGGTTATGATAAGGACTACCCTATAAACGTATTTTATCTCGACATCAAAAACGACACCATCAATGCGGAGCGCTACCTTAATGCGCTTGCCGGACCGAACGGCGAAAAGCTGCGCTTCAGAAAACTTGAGGATTGCTGCCCCTACCCTACCAAGCGCAACGAAATTGGCGGCGTAGGGATGCTGCAGGTCTATGAAGCCGACTGGGACGGGCCGCACAAACCGGCAAAACTTTATATCAATATTTATGATAAAGGTGAAGTGAAAGTGCCTGTGGGGTTGACATTGAGGAGAAAGTAG